A section of the Saccopteryx leptura isolate mSacLep1 chromosome 4, mSacLep1_pri_phased_curated, whole genome shotgun sequence genome encodes:
- the LOC136404358 gene encoding heparan sulfate glucosamine 3-O-sulfotransferase 4-like, whose amino-acid sequence MVFTLSALGSHLNLRNVMPKTVDGQITMEKTPSYFVTNEAPRRIHSMAKDIKLIVVVRNPVTRAISDYTQTLSKKPEIPTFEVLAFKNRTLGLIDASWSAIRIGIYALHLESWLRYFPLSQILFVSGERLIVDPAGELAKVQDFLGLTRVVTEKHFYFNQTKGFPCLKKPEDSGAPRCLGKSKGRTHPRIDPDVIHRLRKFYKPFNLMFYQMTGQDFRWEQEEGDK is encoded by the exons ATGGTTTTCACGCTGTCGGCCCTCGGCTCACACCTGAACTTGAG AAACGTGATGCCTAAGACTGTGGACGGGCAGATCACCATGGAGAAGACGCCCAGTTACTTTGTGACCAATGAGGCCCCCAGGCGCATCCACTCCATGGCCAAGGACATCAAACTGATCGTGGTGGTGAGAAACCCCGTGACCAGGGCCATCTCCGACTACACCCAGACCCTGTCCAAGAAGCCTGAGATCCCCACCTTCGAGGTGCTGGCCTTCAAGAACCGGACCCTGGGGCTGATCGACGCCTCCTGGAGCGCCATCCGCATCGGGATCTACGCGCTGCACCTGGAGAGCTGGCTGCGCTACTTCCCGCTCTCGCAGATCCTCTTCGTCAGCGGCGAGCGGCTCATCGTGGACCCCGCCGGCGAGCTGGCCAAAGTGCAGGACTTCCTCGGCCTCACGCGGGTGGTGACCGAGAAGCACTTCTACTTCAACCAGACCAAGGGGTTCCCCTGCCTCAAGAAGCCGGAGGACAGCGGCGCCCCCCGGTGCTTAGGCAAGAGCAAGGGCCGGACTCATCCGCGCATCGACCCCGACGTGATCCACAGACTGCGGAAGTTCTATAAGCCCTTCAACCTGATGTTCTACCAGATGACGGGGCAGGACTTCCgctgggagcaggaggagggtgaCAAGTAA